From a single Fulvivirga ulvae genomic region:
- a CDS encoding acyl-CoA carboxylase subunit beta: protein MDLEFNKNEDSLKQLLYQLKTKVQKTQMGGGEKKIESHHKKGKLTARERIDYLIDKGSEFLEVGVLAGEGMYQEVGGCPSAGVVTGIGHVQGRQCMIVANDATVKAGAWFPITAKKNLRAQEIAMENRLPVIYLVDSAGVFLPMQNEIFPDKEHFGRQFRNNAKMSAMGIVQIAAIMGSCVAGGAYLPIMSDEAMIVDKTGSIFLAGSYLVKAAVGEDIDNETLGGATTHCEISGVTDNKFESDEACLDYIKSIFNKIGNPDIAGFDRIEAALPKESQEEIYGILPADRVKPYDTVEIIKRLVDNSEFDEYKELYGKTIVCGYGRIDGWAVGIVANQRKVVKSKKGEMQMGGVIYSDSADKAARFIMNCNQRKIPLVFLQDVSGFMVGSKAEHGGIIKDGAKMVNAMANSTVPKFTIVMGNSYGAGNYAMCGKAYDPRLIYAWPTAQIAVMSGASAAKTLLQIKVATLKAQGKEITKEEEDNLLKEITDKYNEELSPYYAAARLWVDGIIDPLETRKVISTGIEAANHAPVEKFNVGVIQT from the coding sequence ATGGATTTAGAATTCAATAAAAACGAAGATAGTCTTAAACAGCTATTATATCAGCTAAAAACCAAAGTTCAAAAAACTCAAATGGGTGGTGGAGAGAAGAAGATAGAATCTCACCACAAGAAAGGAAAACTCACCGCCAGGGAACGCATTGATTATTTGATTGATAAAGGGAGCGAGTTCCTTGAAGTGGGCGTGCTCGCCGGTGAAGGTATGTACCAGGAAGTAGGGGGCTGTCCGTCAGCGGGAGTTGTCACGGGTATTGGTCATGTTCAGGGCAGGCAATGTATGATAGTAGCCAATGATGCTACTGTGAAAGCCGGAGCCTGGTTTCCTATTACTGCCAAAAAGAACCTCAGGGCGCAGGAGATTGCTATGGAGAATCGTTTGCCTGTTATCTACCTTGTAGATAGTGCCGGCGTATTTCTCCCCATGCAAAATGAGATTTTTCCTGATAAGGAGCACTTTGGAAGGCAGTTTAGAAATAATGCAAAAATGTCTGCCATGGGCATTGTGCAGATAGCGGCCATCATGGGAAGTTGTGTGGCTGGTGGAGCCTATCTTCCAATTATGTCTGACGAAGCAATGATAGTTGACAAGACAGGCTCAATTTTTTTGGCAGGCTCTTACCTGGTAAAAGCTGCTGTTGGAGAGGATATAGATAATGAAACTCTCGGAGGAGCTACCACACATTGCGAAATATCCGGGGTTACGGATAATAAGTTTGAAAGCGATGAAGCCTGTCTGGATTATATAAAATCAATTTTCAATAAAATAGGTAATCCTGATATTGCGGGCTTTGATCGTATAGAGGCTGCTTTACCAAAGGAGAGTCAGGAAGAGATCTATGGTATTTTGCCTGCTGACCGTGTAAAACCTTATGATACAGTTGAGATCATCAAAAGGCTTGTTGATAACTCTGAGTTTGATGAATATAAGGAGTTATATGGCAAAACCATAGTTTGTGGATATGGCCGGATTGATGGATGGGCTGTTGGTATTGTAGCTAACCAGCGTAAAGTGGTTAAATCGAAAAAAGGAGAGATGCAGATGGGGGGAGTGATCTATTCTGATTCTGCAGATAAGGCTGCGAGATTTATTATGAACTGCAATCAAAGAAAAATACCACTAGTGTTCTTGCAGGATGTTAGTGGCTTTATGGTGGGTAGCAAGGCTGAGCATGGCGGAATTATTAAAGATGGAGCTAAAATGGTGAATGCCATGGCTAATTCAACAGTACCGAAATTTACCATTGTAATGGGTAACTCATATGGGGCCGGTAATTATGCCATGTGCGGTAAAGCTTACGACCCACGACTGATATATGCCTGGCCAACTGCCCAAATAGCAGTAATGAGTGGAGCCTCGGCAGCCAAGACACTTTTACAGATTAAAGTGGCAACCTTAAAAGCGCAGGGCAAAGAGATTACCAAGGAGGAAGAAGATAACCTGCTAAAAGAAATAACAGATAAATATAATGAGGAGCTAAGTCCTTATTATGCGGCAGCACGCCTTTGGGTCGACGGTATTATTGATCCGTTGGAGACCAGGAAAGTGATCTCTACAGGAATTGAAGCAGCGAATCATGCTCCGGTTGAGAAATTTAATGTAGGAGTAATTCAAACCTGA
- a CDS encoding transglutaminase-like domain-containing protein, with product MQESELKALVSLLDDEDAQIISHVEEKIISLGEEIIPFLETEWESNLNPLVQSRIEDLIHVLQFDILKSKLTAWFEDEEGDLLEGMWLVATYQYPDLELQKLRQDLEQIYYEAWLEFKTDIHPYDQVKLLNSVLFNKLKFGANTKNFHSPGNSMINVVLEGRKGNPISLCVLYMLVAQKLKMPVYGVNLPNLFILTFKPENENYSQFYINAFNRGLIFSREDIDNYIAELRINPQDTFYQPCSNQDIVLRSLRNLVNSFDKIGDHSKSEEIKTLLQLVSKGNDLGL from the coding sequence ATGCAGGAAAGCGAACTAAAAGCCTTGGTATCTTTGCTGGATGATGAAGATGCTCAGATTATTTCTCATGTTGAAGAAAAGATAATTTCACTGGGAGAAGAGATCATTCCGTTTCTCGAAACAGAGTGGGAGAGTAACCTTAATCCGTTAGTTCAGAGCAGGATAGAAGACCTGATTCATGTGCTCCAGTTTGACATTCTCAAAAGTAAGCTTACAGCGTGGTTTGAAGATGAGGAAGGTGACCTGCTGGAAGGAATGTGGCTTGTAGCTACCTATCAGTATCCGGATCTTGAACTACAGAAGTTGAGGCAGGACCTGGAGCAAATCTACTATGAGGCCTGGCTGGAGTTTAAAACCGATATACATCCATATGATCAGGTAAAGCTTCTGAATAGTGTATTGTTTAACAAATTAAAATTTGGGGCAAATACTAAAAATTTCCATTCACCGGGAAATTCAATGATCAATGTTGTGCTTGAGGGTAGAAAAGGTAACCCCATCTCTTTGTGCGTACTTTATATGCTTGTGGCGCAAAAGTTAAAAATGCCTGTATATGGTGTGAATTTGCCGAATCTTTTCATACTTACTTTTAAGCCGGAGAATGAGAACTACAGCCAGTTCTATATCAATGCATTTAACAGAGGACTGATTTTCTCCAGGGAAGATATTGATAACTACATTGCCGAGCTTAGAATAAATCCGCAGGATACCTTTTATCAGCCCTGTAGTAACCAGGATATTGTACTCAGATCATTGAGAAATCTTGTTAATTCTTTCGACAAGATTGGTGATCATTCTAAATCTGAAGAGATTAAAACACTTTTGCAGTTGGTTTCGAAAGGTAATGACCTTGGCCTTTAA
- a CDS encoding redoxin domain-containing protein yields MKNLILAGLIALTATSVLGQKIDNFTLTDVKTKKQVSLADFKSSKGVAVIFTSNICPYSVYYEGRITQLISEFKSKGIQFVLINSHTEAKESEAEMANKISAWGLDVPYLADKDQKVLSQFGARKSPEVYLLKNNGSFSVFYNGAIDNNPQVATDVKEQHLKENINMLLQGKPAKPGGRPIGCMVKKD; encoded by the coding sequence ATGAAAAATTTAATACTCGCAGGTCTTATTGCACTAACGGCTACTTCAGTCCTGGGGCAAAAAATTGACAACTTTACTTTAACTGATGTTAAAACAAAAAAGCAGGTTTCTCTGGCTGATTTTAAAAGTTCTAAGGGTGTTGCAGTCATTTTCACAAGCAATATTTGTCCGTATTCAGTTTATTATGAAGGACGTATTACACAACTAATTTCTGAATTTAAAAGCAAGGGAATACAATTCGTACTTATAAACTCGCATACTGAAGCCAAGGAATCAGAAGCAGAAATGGCCAATAAAATATCAGCCTGGGGTCTGGATGTACCTTACCTGGCAGATAAAGACCAAAAAGTACTTTCCCAGTTTGGTGCCCGTAAAAGTCCGGAAGTTTATTTATTAAAAAACAACGGTAGTTTTTCCGTTTTTTATAATGGAGCAATAGATAACAATCCCCAGGTAGCGACGGATGTTAAAGAGCAACACCTGAAAGAAAATATAAACATGCTTTTACAGGGAAAGCCGGCTAAGCCCGGAGGCCGTCCGATCGGATGTATGGTTAAGAAGGATTAA
- a CDS encoding 4'-phosphopantetheinyl transferase family protein has translation MPIHKIEEINTTRYLAIWHIEESIEELTMLLDPADTDKTILDSFRSEKKKFEWLAGRVCIKSLCKVMGIYYKGLTKNANGKPFLIESTAEVSMSHSYPYVAAIIDSIEDVGIDLEQPKEKLRKVAHKFLSDQEVAAAKNDINALCIYWCAKETLYKICDQHISFREQMAVKDFELDSQGYTVGKVIVNDIVKSYKLEFRIEKDYILTFNL, from the coding sequence ATGCCGATACATAAAATAGAAGAAATAAATACAACCCGATACCTAGCGATATGGCATATTGAAGAGAGTATCGAAGAACTCACCATGCTGCTGGATCCGGCAGATACTGATAAAACTATCCTTGACAGCTTCCGAAGTGAGAAAAAGAAGTTTGAATGGCTGGCAGGCAGAGTCTGTATTAAAAGCCTTTGTAAGGTAATGGGCATCTATTACAAAGGGCTGACAAAAAATGCTAACGGCAAACCATTTCTTATAGAAAGCACAGCAGAGGTATCCATGTCCCATTCATACCCTTATGTGGCTGCCATAATTGACAGCATTGAAGATGTGGGCATTGATTTGGAACAGCCAAAAGAAAAACTTCGTAAAGTAGCTCATAAATTCTTGTCTGACCAGGAAGTGGCAGCAGCCAAAAATGATATCAATGCGCTTTGCATCTACTGGTGCGCAAAAGAAACCTTGTATAAAATTTGTGACCAACACATCAGTTTCAGAGAACAAATGGCGGTAAAGGATTTTGAATTGGATAGCCAAGGGTATACGGTTGGCAAAGTAATTGTAAATGATATCGTAAAAAGCTATAAATTAGAATTTAGAATAGAAAAAGATTATATTCTTACTTTCAATCTATAG
- a CDS encoding WD40 repeat domain-containing protein: protein MGKVNVSKLKTFTGHNDCVYTLERTGHDHLFFSGAGDGMVVFWNLKESENGQLIAKLPNSVYALHYLKSRNLLIAGHNYEGIHLLDWENKKEVGSLKMTDQAIFDVNSFGDHLYVGDASGTVTVVDLTSLRVIYKIEGPSKSARAIAINEQNGEMAVGYSDNKVRIFNLEDYQLIKELEGHKNSVFTVKYSPDGQLLVTAGRDAHLKIWDAKAGYIELEDIVAHMYTINNLDFSPDGKHFVTCSMDKSIKIWDTHAFKLLKVIDKARHAGHGTSVNKLLWSSYNDLLVSASDDRAISVWDIEFNS from the coding sequence ATGGGCAAAGTTAACGTTTCCAAACTCAAAACCTTCACTGGTCATAATGATTGTGTTTATACCCTGGAAAGAACAGGGCATGATCATTTGTTTTTTTCCGGAGCAGGTGATGGTATGGTGGTATTCTGGAACCTGAAAGAATCAGAGAATGGTCAGCTCATAGCCAAGTTACCCAATTCGGTATATGCCCTTCACTACTTAAAAAGCAGGAACCTTCTTATTGCCGGGCATAACTATGAAGGAATACACTTGTTAGACTGGGAGAACAAAAAGGAAGTAGGATCATTGAAAATGACTGATCAGGCTATTTTTGATGTAAACTCTTTCGGAGATCACCTGTATGTGGGTGATGCATCTGGTACGGTTACCGTGGTGGATTTGACGAGTTTGAGGGTGATTTATAAGATTGAAGGCCCGTCAAAAAGTGCAAGAGCCATTGCTATTAATGAGCAAAATGGAGAAATGGCCGTGGGGTATAGCGATAATAAAGTCCGGATATTCAATTTAGAAGATTACCAGCTTATCAAAGAACTTGAAGGTCATAAAAATTCAGTGTTCACTGTTAAATATTCCCCTGATGGTCAACTCCTGGTAACCGCCGGTCGTGATGCACACCTGAAGATATGGGATGCCAAGGCGGGTTACATAGAGTTGGAAGACATTGTGGCACATATGTATACGATTAATAACCTTGATTTTAGTCCGGATGGTAAACATTTTGTAACTTGTAGCATGGATAAGTCCATAAAAATCTGGGATACTCATGCTTTTAAGTTGTTGAAAGTTATAGATAAAGCGAGGCATGCCGGGCACGGGACTTCTGTAAACAAACTGCTCTGGTCCTCGTACAACGATTTATTGGTGAGCGCCAGTGATGACAGGGCAATATCGGTCTGGGATATTGAGTTTAATAGTTGA
- a CDS encoding DivIVA domain-containing protein, whose amino-acid sequence MKITPLEIRQKTFEKAFRGLDKDEVNAFLVTMSQEWEKLIDENKELKIKLQTSEREVEKLREVENSLFKTLKTAEDTGASMIDQATKTAELHMRETQMKAEAILNDAKGKAKDMIEEAEIKSKNTIDEMEDQIRSMAQVYRLLENVKDDLISDIKSFANDALQKVDRVKSQIKKFDVEAELLRVKREAVDKAAKTSVKLQNSYKAIAPEKAPEVEQKVDELPYEQEQHEPEQEESVAVNTVEEPQKPRKSKENKESTSFFDDIE is encoded by the coding sequence ATGAAGATTACACCATTAGAAATACGCCAAAAAACATTTGAAAAGGCTTTTCGCGGGTTGGATAAAGATGAGGTCAATGCGTTTTTGGTCACAATGTCTCAGGAGTGGGAGAAGCTGATCGATGAAAACAAGGAACTTAAAATAAAACTTCAAACCTCTGAAAGAGAGGTAGAAAAGCTAAGAGAAGTTGAAAATTCTTTATTTAAAACGCTGAAGACAGCTGAAGATACCGGTGCCAGTATGATAGATCAGGCCACCAAGACGGCAGAGCTGCATATGCGAGAAACTCAAATGAAGGCCGAGGCCATTCTGAATGACGCCAAAGGTAAGGCTAAGGATATGATCGAGGAAGCGGAGATCAAGTCTAAAAACACCATTGATGAAATGGAAGATCAGATTCGTAGTATGGCTCAGGTATACAGGCTGTTGGAGAACGTTAAGGACGATCTCATCTCTGATATCAAGAGTTTTGCCAATGATGCCCTGCAAAAGGTTGATAGGGTAAAGTCTCAGATCAAGAAATTTGATGTGGAGGCTGAATTATTGCGTGTAAAAAGGGAAGCAGTCGATAAAGCGGCCAAGACTTCTGTAAAATTACAAAATAGCTATAAAGCCATAGCTCCTGAAAAGGCTCCTGAGGTTGAACAGAAAGTGGATGAGCTCCCATATGAGCAAGAGCAGCACGAACCGGAACAGGAGGAGTCTGTAGCAGTAAATACGGTTGAAGAACCCCAAAAGCCCCGGAAATCTAAAGAAAATAAAGAAAGCACTTCATTTTTTGATGATATTGAGTAA